The segment GTACTACATAAGAAATTACTGACGCTAGTGTCATAACAAAAGTAACTGCCATTCCCATACCTTTTGCAGTTTCAACTTTTTTAGAAACTCCAAGGAAAGCACAGATACCTAGGAATTTAGAAAGAACCATGTTATTTACTAGTAATGACGATATAACTAATGTAAATATACCCATTATCTATTCACCCTTTCCTCTTCTATTTTGATTTACTTTTTCTAATTTTTCTTTGATTTACAATTGCCATCATTATTCCAAGAGTTATAAATGCTCCTGGTGCAAGAACAAATATTAATGCTGGATCTACTTTGTTTGGTATTACTTGTATTGCTTTAAGACCCATAAATCCATCTAATATTTTTCCTGTTCCTAAAAGTTCTCTAACAAACCCTATGATTCCTAGAGATAAAGTAAATCCAAGTCCTTGTCCAAGGCCATCAAAAATAGAAGATATAGGACCATTTTTTGAAGCATAAGATTCCGCACGTCCTAATATAACACAGTTAACAACTATAAGTGGTATAAACATACCTAATGACTTATTTAACTCTGGTACAAATCCAGCTAACATAAATTGTAGTAATGTAACGAATGCCGCTATAACAACTATAAATGCAGGTATACGAACTTTATCCGGAATAAACTTTCTAAGTAATGATATAACAAAGTTAGCTCCCATAAGAACTACTGTTGATGCAAGTCCCATACCAATTCCGTTATTGAAACTAGATGTAACAGCAAGTGTTGGACACATAGCTAGAACTTGTACGAATATTACATTTTCATTAAATATACCATTCTTTAATCTTTCCCATATAACTCCCATTATTTTTGACCTCCTTTCAATTCTTTATTGTAAAATTCCACTACTTCATTAACACCCTTAGTTACAGCATTTGAT is part of the Clostridium botulinum genome and harbors:
- the rsxE gene encoding electron transport complex subunit RsxE, with the protein product MGVIWERLKNGIFNENVIFVQVLAMCPTLAVTSSFNNGIGMGLASTVVLMGANFVISLLRKFIPDKVRIPAFIVVIAAFVTLLQFMLAGFVPELNKSLGMFIPLIVVNCVILGRAESYASKNGPISSIFDGLGQGLGFTLSLGIIGFVRELLGTGKILDGFMGLKAIQVIPNKVDPALIFVLAPGAFITLGIMMAIVNQRKIRKSKSK